A window from Verrucomicrobiia bacterium encodes these proteins:
- a CDS encoding response regulator, which yields MTDQTRTLLLVEDSEDDVFLMRRALRKANIQLPLHVVMDGQEALDYLGGVGKFKDRSQFPIPLLVFLDLKLPYVHGFEVLQWIRQHETLSTLPVVVLTSSPEERDRQQAHQLGAKAYYVKPPQGEALVQAVDAAMESKSPDIAAPSP from the coding sequence ATGACAGATCAGACGCGAACTCTGCTATTGGTCGAAGACAGCGAAGACGATGTTTTTCTCATGCGCCGGGCATTGAGAAAGGCAAACATTCAACTCCCTTTGCACGTGGTCATGGATGGGCAGGAGGCGCTGGACTACCTCGGCGGGGTCGGCAAGTTTAAGGACCGTTCCCAGTTTCCCATTCCGTTGCTTGTCTTTCTGGACCTGAAGCTTCCCTACGTGCACGGGTTTGAAGTGCTGCAGTGGATTCGCCAGCACGAAACGCTCTCCACCCTCCCCGTTGTCGTGCTCACGTCTTCTCCAGAAGAGCGGGATCGTCAACAAGCTCATCAACTCGGCGCAAAGGCTTACTACGTCAAACCGCCACAGGGGGAGGCGCTCGTGCAGGCTGTGGATGCGGCAATGGAATCGAAGTCGCCCGACATTGCAGCGCCCAGCCCCTGA
- a CDS encoding thioredoxin domain-containing protein gives MATSSTTGHAHTNRLAREKSPYLLQHAHNPVDWHPWSDIAFEKARAENKPIFLSIGYSTCHWCHVMERESFEDEKVGAWLNEHFVSIKVDREERPDVDKIYMTFVQATTGSGGWPMSVFLTPNRQPFFGGTYFPPDNRYGRPGFLTLLQHIHQLWQNRREDLLESAAEMHSRLAGMMAVERGEAEAPVNRDLLRKAGALLKEHYDPRHGGFGGAPKFPQPSHPALLLRYAARFDDKEATQMVLHTCERMAAGGINDQLGGGFSRYAVDAEWLVPHFEKMLYDNAQLVSLYLDAYLASDNPLHAKVARDVLAYVQRDMTHPDGGFYSAEDADSEGHEGKFYCWTRSELAGLLTPEEFNVTARHFGITEGGNFVDHSHPAPLANQNVLSIANPVAPADAPLLESARAKMIEARSRRIRPHLDDKVLASWNGLMLGAFARAYAVLGDQPFRETAERNLAFIRSALWDADSQTLFHRWREGERDQVQLLEAYAFLLQGVIDLYEATIDPAVLEFAVQLAESLLKRFYDSDAGGFWQSAAESTDLILRVKEAYDGAEPSGNSVAILALLKLGAICERDEFTAAARKSLQLFAARLEHSPQALTYMLHAVDFSWQEPVRIVIAGDSKDRHAMDLIRAAHGVYQPNRIVMGNRGSVDAFAQTLKGEPKPLAYLCSGMTCQAPTADPEHLRNLVAGNRAAASG, from the coding sequence ATGGCAACCAGCAGCACAACCGGCCACGCGCACACGAATCGTTTGGCCCGAGAAAAATCCCCCTACCTGCTCCAGCACGCGCACAATCCCGTGGATTGGCATCCGTGGAGCGACATTGCTTTTGAAAAGGCGCGTGCGGAGAACAAGCCGATCTTTCTCAGCATTGGTTATTCAACCTGCCATTGGTGCCATGTCATGGAACGGGAATCGTTTGAAGACGAAAAGGTGGGCGCCTGGCTGAACGAGCATTTCGTGAGCATCAAGGTGGATCGCGAGGAGCGGCCGGATGTTGACAAGATCTACATGACGTTTGTGCAGGCGACCACTGGCTCGGGTGGCTGGCCCATGAGTGTTTTCCTGACGCCAAATCGGCAGCCGTTCTTTGGCGGGACCTATTTTCCACCCGACAACCGATACGGCAGGCCGGGTTTCCTGACGTTGCTCCAGCACATTCACCAGCTCTGGCAAAACCGCCGTGAAGATCTTCTCGAGTCCGCGGCGGAAATGCATTCGCGGCTTGCAGGAATGATGGCGGTTGAAAGGGGCGAGGCCGAAGCCCCGGTGAACCGCGATCTGCTTCGAAAGGCGGGAGCATTGTTGAAGGAGCATTACGACCCGCGTCACGGAGGTTTCGGGGGCGCGCCCAAATTTCCGCAACCGAGCCATCCGGCATTGCTGCTGCGTTACGCGGCGCGATTTGACGACAAGGAAGCAACACAGATGGTCCTGCACACGTGTGAACGCATGGCCGCGGGAGGCATTAACGATCAACTGGGCGGCGGCTTTTCGAGGTATGCCGTCGACGCGGAATGGCTCGTGCCTCATTTCGAAAAGATGCTTTATGACAATGCGCAACTGGTCTCGCTCTACCTCGACGCATATTTGGCGAGCGACAATCCCCTTCATGCGAAAGTGGCGCGCGATGTCCTCGCGTACGTGCAACGCGACATGACGCACCCGGATGGAGGCTTCTATTCGGCGGAGGATGCGGACTCGGAAGGACACGAGGGAAAGTTCTATTGTTGGACGCGCTCGGAGCTGGCCGGTCTCCTGACGCCCGAGGAGTTCAATGTTACGGCCCGCCACTTCGGCATCACGGAAGGCGGCAACTTCGTCGATCACAGTCATCCCGCGCCATTGGCCAATCAGAACGTGCTGAGCATCGCGAATCCAGTCGCACCAGCGGATGCTCCTCTGCTTGAATCGGCACGGGCAAAGATGATCGAGGCCCGCAGCCGGCGCATTCGCCCGCATTTGGACGACAAGGTTCTGGCCTCATGGAATGGACTGATGTTAGGCGCCTTCGCGAGAGCGTATGCAGTTCTTGGAGATCAACCCTTTCGCGAGACGGCCGAGCGGAACCTTGCATTCATTCGATCCGCGCTATGGGATGCTGATTCGCAAACGTTGTTTCATCGCTGGCGCGAGGGCGAACGCGACCAGGTTCAACTGCTTGAAGCCTACGCGTTTCTTCTGCAGGGCGTGATCGACCTGTATGAAGCCACGATTGATCCTGCCGTGCTGGAGTTTGCGGTTCAACTCGCGGAATCCTTGTTGAAACGTTTTTACGACAGCGATGCTGGCGGATTCTGGCAGAGCGCGGCGGAGTCCACGGATTTGATCCTGCGGGTGAAGGAGGCGTATGACGGCGCGGAACCGTCAGGAAATTCGGTGGCGATTCTTGCGTTATTGAAGCTGGGCGCGATTTGTGAGCGCGATGAGTTCACGGCTGCCGCGCGCAAGAGCCTGCAATTGTTTGCCGCGCGATTAGAACATTCTCCACAAGCCCTTACCTACATGCTGCATGCCGTCGATTTCAGCTGGCAGGAGCCCGTGCGCATTGTCATCGCCGGTGATTCGAAGGATCGGCATGCGATGGACTTGATCCGTGCGGCACATGGCGTGTACCAGCCGAATAGGATCGTCATGGGAAATCGGGGTTCGGTGGATGCGTTTGCCCAAACGCTGAAGGGAGAACCGAAACCGCTGGCCTACCTTTGCAGTGGAATGACGTGCCAGGCCCCGACGGCCGATCCTGAACACCTGCGCAATCTGGTAGCGGGAAATCGCGCGGCGGCAAGCGGCTAG
- a CDS encoding KpsF/GutQ family sugar-phosphate isomerase, whose translation MSHLARARTVFDIELAAIKAVRAQLDSQFDQAVDCIVAALANRSKVVIVGIGKSGNVGGKIAATLTSTGSTSVVLNSVDALHGDVGIVNDGDVILGLSYSGESEELLNLLPALKRFSVRVISMTGNAKSALAMHSDIVLNVRVPKEACPFNLAPTSSTTAMLVMGDALAMAVLQARGFKKADFARYHPSGAIGRAMLLRVGDIMRKGERNAVAREDLTVKEALLVMTRAKSGSLSVINGRGRLVGVFTDGDFRRWMSADDDLLSRRLKSVMTPRPIAIRDEALAVEALKIFDERNIDDLIVVNAKHEPVGMVDSQDLPKLKIV comes from the coding sequence ATGAGCCATCTCGCCCGCGCCCGCACGGTTTTCGACATCGAGCTCGCTGCGATCAAAGCCGTGCGGGCGCAGCTCGACTCGCAATTTGACCAGGCCGTGGACTGCATTGTCGCCGCGCTCGCCAATCGCAGCAAAGTTGTCATCGTGGGCATTGGCAAATCGGGCAACGTGGGAGGCAAAATCGCCGCCACCCTGACGAGCACTGGATCCACTTCCGTCGTGCTCAACAGCGTTGACGCCCTGCACGGCGACGTCGGGATTGTGAATGACGGCGACGTCATCCTGGGCCTGAGCTATTCGGGCGAGTCGGAGGAATTGTTAAACCTGCTCCCGGCCCTGAAGCGGTTTTCAGTCCGTGTCATTTCCATGACAGGCAATGCGAAGTCTGCCCTCGCAATGCACAGCGACATCGTGCTGAACGTGCGTGTGCCGAAGGAAGCATGCCCGTTCAATCTCGCGCCGACTTCCAGCACCACCGCAATGCTCGTCATGGGTGATGCACTTGCCATGGCAGTCCTTCAGGCGCGCGGGTTCAAGAAAGCTGACTTCGCACGGTATCATCCGAGCGGAGCCATCGGACGCGCCATGCTGCTGCGCGTGGGCGACATCATGCGAAAGGGTGAGCGCAACGCGGTGGCGCGCGAGGATCTCACCGTAAAAGAGGCGCTGCTCGTCATGACCCGCGCGAAATCAGGGAGCTTGTCAGTGATCAATGGGCGCGGACGATTGGTTGGCGTGTTTACCGACGGCGATTTCCGGCGGTGGATGTCGGCGGATGATGACCTGCTTTCGCGCCGCCTCAAGTCCGTCATGACGCCGAGACCGATTGCGATTCGCGACGAGGCGCTCGCGGTTGAAGCGCTCAAGATTTTTGACGAAAGGAACATCGACGATCTCATTGTGGTCAACGCGAAGCATGAGCCGGTCGGGATGGTGGATTCGCAGGACCTTCCGAAGCTCAAGATTGTGTAG
- the pheA gene encoding prephenate dehydratase: MNISDHRKAIDLLDAQIVKLLNERTRHVLAIGEIKLKAGEEIYAPHRERAVLQRICKLNEGPMTDDSLRAVYREVMSSALSLEKSLTISYLGPEATFTHQAAIRRFGSSLRYAAQKTIADVFSEVSKNRADYGVVPVENSTEGVVTHTLDMFVDSDLKIVAQIILPVQQCLMSNSPRSQLRKLYCHPQSLAQCRGWIQNHLPQVEIIETSSNARSAELAAKEKGAAAVGGILAAEKYGLNVLEQDIQDNAANATRFLVLGRRCSPPTGSDRTSLMVSVSHKVGALHHALAAFRRNKINLTKIESRPSKRKAWEYFFFIDCDGHQQDRKVAGAITALEAECSFVKVLGSYPNSD, translated from the coding sequence GTGAATATTTCCGACCATCGCAAGGCCATCGACCTTCTGGATGCGCAGATCGTCAAGTTGCTGAACGAACGCACGCGGCACGTGCTGGCAATTGGCGAAATCAAGCTCAAAGCAGGCGAGGAGATCTATGCCCCGCACCGAGAGCGCGCAGTGCTTCAGCGGATCTGCAAACTGAATGAGGGTCCGATGACCGATGATTCGCTGCGGGCCGTGTATCGCGAGGTGATGTCGAGCGCGTTGTCCTTGGAGAAATCCCTGACGATCTCGTATCTCGGGCCGGAAGCCACGTTCACACATCAAGCCGCGATCCGGCGCTTCGGGTCCAGCCTGCGCTATGCGGCGCAGAAGACGATTGCTGATGTCTTTTCAGAGGTGAGCAAGAACCGCGCGGATTACGGCGTGGTGCCTGTCGAAAATTCCACGGAGGGGGTCGTCACCCACACGCTCGACATGTTCGTCGACAGCGATCTCAAGATTGTGGCGCAAATCATCCTTCCCGTTCAGCAGTGCCTGATGAGCAATTCTCCGCGGTCACAGTTGCGGAAACTGTATTGTCATCCGCAATCACTGGCCCAATGCCGCGGCTGGATTCAAAACCACCTGCCGCAGGTTGAAATCATCGAGACCTCCTCGAACGCCCGCTCGGCCGAACTCGCCGCGAAGGAAAAAGGTGCAGCCGCTGTGGGCGGAATTCTTGCAGCGGAAAAATATGGTTTGAACGTTTTGGAGCAGGACATCCAGGATAACGCTGCCAACGCCACGCGCTTTCTCGTTCTCGGGCGTCGCTGCAGCCCGCCGACTGGCAGCGATCGCACGAGCCTCATGGTCAGCGTCAGCCACAAGGTTGGGGCATTGCATCATGCACTCGCGGCATTTCGGCGAAACAAAATCAATCTCACCAAAATCGAATCGCGGCCGAGCAAGCGCAAGGCCTGGGAATACTTCTTCTTCATCGACTGCGATGGCCATCAGCAGGATCGCAAAGTCGCTGGGGCCATCACAGCGCTGGAAGCGGAGTGCAGCTTTGTCAAAGTTCTTGGGTCATATCCGAATTCCGACTGA
- the scpB gene encoding SMC-Scp complex subunit ScpB, whose translation MDNEIPQPEAESSPAVLPAELKFILEALLFSAQKPLSLKEIRDALAGAVEHAEGDARAAAFKKVREPEMIATLEELARDHDAAARSYRLACIAGSWQFVTLPDYAPWLKALVGVKARPPRLSQAALETMAIIAYRQPITRAEVEQIRGVSVDGTMQTLIERGLVEQTGRAEAVGRPALYGTTAVFLEYFGLRSLDDLPAAEELRRIVIEKPAAPLTADPGLATVPPEPLKSAEQSVVVETLPEATESSPATDKPTAD comes from the coding sequence ATGGATAACGAAATACCCCAGCCAGAGGCGGAGAGCTCCCCCGCGGTTCTTCCGGCCGAACTCAAGTTCATCCTGGAAGCATTGCTCTTTTCCGCCCAAAAGCCACTCAGCCTGAAGGAAATCCGGGACGCCCTGGCAGGTGCCGTGGAACACGCGGAAGGCGATGCGCGCGCCGCCGCATTCAAGAAAGTCAGGGAACCAGAAATGATTGCCACGCTCGAGGAACTGGCGAGGGACCACGACGCGGCGGCTAGAAGCTATCGTCTTGCATGCATCGCGGGATCCTGGCAGTTCGTAACGCTGCCGGATTATGCGCCGTGGCTGAAGGCGTTGGTCGGGGTAAAGGCACGCCCTCCTCGACTCTCCCAGGCCGCGCTTGAGACGATGGCGATCATTGCCTACCGGCAGCCGATCACCCGCGCGGAAGTGGAGCAGATTCGCGGCGTAAGTGTGGACGGCACAATGCAAACCTTGATTGAGCGCGGGTTGGTCGAGCAAACCGGCAGGGCTGAGGCGGTGGGGCGTCCAGCGCTTTACGGCACCACGGCGGTGTTCCTGGAGTATTTTGGATTGCGAAGCCTGGACGACCTGCCTGCAGCCGAGGAGTTGCGGCGCATTGTCATTGAAAAGCCGGCCGCCCCATTGACGGCGGACCCTGGGCTGGCGACAGTTCCGCCTGAACCGTTGAAGTCCGCTGAACAATCGGTTGTCGTGGAAACCTTACCTGAGGCGACTGAAAGCTCCCCCGCGACGGATAAACCCACTGCGGATTGA
- a CDS encoding Rrf2 family transcriptional regulator: MKLSLKSDYAARAVFGLARHVTSGNAVRIEDLAGEQQVPANYLVQILIELKAMGIVRSVRGKEGGYLLARPPAEISLGDVLRAVHGEVFDTPALSDPQCPLELAGAWRQLKTDATAAADRITFQYLLDQANEKDKMYYI, translated from the coding sequence GTGAAGCTCTCGCTCAAAAGCGATTACGCCGCGCGCGCCGTGTTCGGACTGGCGCGTCACGTGACGTCTGGGAACGCGGTGCGCATCGAGGATCTCGCAGGCGAACAACAAGTGCCTGCGAATTACCTCGTGCAAATCCTGATTGAACTGAAAGCGATGGGAATCGTCCGCAGCGTCCGCGGCAAGGAAGGGGGCTACCTGCTCGCGCGCCCGCCGGCCGAAATCTCGCTGGGTGACGTTCTCAGGGCCGTACATGGCGAAGTCTTCGACACTCCCGCTCTTTCCGATCCCCAATGCCCTCTCGAGCTTGCAGGAGCCTGGCGGCAGCTGAAAACCGACGCCACCGCGGCAGCCGATCGCATCACGTTTCAATACCTGCTCGATCAGGCAAATGAGAAAGACAAAATGTATTATATTTGA
- a CDS encoding GAF domain-containing protein — translation MNRAPTERSGPEADAALERSVLHVSPQLETVADAPTAAPREGFLALDNAWRVQSMTASAADLLSCKPGDIAGQLVWDALPDLFGGGMKSELCAAMEQSGTAEWEYFESQGNRWLKLSAAPFVPSGYIVTLSVITPETAASGPFARVRSQLERQVADLRQLHEISARLAAPLKLHAALREILRAALEIHHATMGILSLSDADGKGLRVAVAEGFDSSFLKLSEVVTPGSCTCGLAFLRRERVIIEDVETHPAMEFHRDAARAAGFRAAHSTPLITCEDRLIGVLSIQFPKPHRPSERDERMMDLLARQAADVIESIRLRETAEREAAERLKAQQALRLSEERFRLAAHSESVTLYEQDRNLRYVWLYPSHPEHAGALGKTDLELLPGPEGQALMALKREALESGAARRLEVGTSLPGGKKFYDVFVSPRRNAQGEILGVSGVALDVTASKQTELQQRALYELVAAVNRASAMPEIHEAALDAICRCHHADRASILLYDEQGLMRFRAWRGLSETYRRAAEGHSPWAAGDPDPEVLWINNIAEANLAPELREAAEREGIKALAFVPITNQKQLLGKFMIYYTSTHFFTADEVRPAQTIASQIAFALQRQKSGQALERLVDERTASLREAIAQMEEFSYSVSHDLRAPVRAMQGYARAVLEDHGAQLDDSGRDYLERIVRSGARMDRLIQDILIYSRLSRREIQLQPVSLSKLLREILLQYPQMQAPQAEIELVEPLHDVLAHEPSLSQAVSNLLSNAVKFVLPGQTARVRLAAERRGEWVRFWVEDNGIGIRPEYQHRLFGMFERIHPERKYEGTGIGLAIVRKAVERMGGRVGVVSDGTTGSRFWLELPGASTPAPAP, via the coding sequence GTGAATCGTGCGCCCACAGAACGCTCTGGCCCTGAGGCAGATGCAGCTCTGGAGAGATCTGTTCTCCACGTTTCGCCGCAGCTCGAAACGGTCGCCGATGCGCCGACGGCAGCCCCGCGCGAGGGCTTTCTCGCACTGGATAACGCCTGGCGGGTCCAGTCAATGACCGCATCCGCGGCGGACCTTCTCTCCTGCAAACCAGGCGACATCGCAGGACAGCTGGTTTGGGACGCATTACCGGATCTCTTCGGCGGCGGCATGAAATCCGAATTGTGCGCGGCGATGGAGCAATCCGGGACCGCAGAATGGGAGTATTTCGAAAGCCAGGGAAACCGATGGTTGAAACTCTCGGCCGCGCCGTTCGTCCCAAGCGGCTACATCGTCACGCTGAGCGTCATCACACCCGAAACGGCCGCGTCCGGCCCCTTTGCCCGGGTGCGGTCCCAGTTGGAACGCCAGGTTGCAGACCTGCGCCAGCTGCATGAAATCAGCGCGCGCCTGGCTGCACCCCTGAAACTGCATGCCGCATTGCGCGAAATTCTGCGCGCGGCGCTTGAGATTCACCACGCGACGATGGGCATTCTGTCCTTGTCCGACGCTGATGGAAAAGGTCTGCGTGTTGCAGTGGCGGAAGGATTCGATTCCAGTTTTCTCAAGCTGAGCGAAGTGGTCACACCCGGCAGCTGCACCTGCGGCCTTGCTTTCCTTCGCCGCGAACGCGTGATCATCGAAGATGTCGAAACACATCCAGCGATGGAATTTCACAGGGACGCGGCTCGCGCCGCCGGATTCCGCGCGGCGCACAGCACACCGTTGATCACCTGCGAGGATCGGCTTATCGGAGTTCTTTCGATCCAGTTTCCCAAGCCACACCGGCCGTCAGAACGGGACGAACGGATGATGGATCTGCTCGCGCGGCAGGCGGCTGACGTCATCGAGAGCATCCGCCTCCGGGAAACCGCGGAGCGCGAGGCTGCAGAACGGTTGAAAGCGCAACAGGCTTTGCGGCTCAGCGAAGAGCGCTTTCGTCTCGCGGCCCACTCAGAATCGGTGACGCTTTACGAGCAGGACAGGAACCTGCGTTATGTGTGGCTTTATCCATCGCATCCAGAACATGCGGGAGCCCTCGGCAAAACCGATCTCGAATTATTGCCGGGACCCGAAGGCCAGGCGTTGATGGCGTTGAAGCGGGAGGCGCTGGAGAGCGGCGCTGCGCGGCGGCTGGAGGTCGGCACGAGCCTGCCGGGCGGGAAAAAATTCTATGACGTGTTTGTTTCGCCCCGGCGCAATGCGCAGGGCGAAATACTTGGCGTTTCAGGCGTGGCACTCGATGTCACCGCATCCAAGCAGACGGAATTGCAGCAGCGCGCCTTGTATGAATTGGTAGCGGCCGTCAACCGGGCGAGTGCAATGCCGGAAATTCACGAGGCCGCGCTTGATGCGATCTGCCGCTGCCACCATGCGGATCGCGCTTCCATTCTTCTATACGACGAGCAGGGCCTGATGCGCTTCCGTGCGTGGCGTGGATTGTCCGAAACCTATCGCCGCGCGGCCGAAGGCCACTCCCCGTGGGCGGCCGGCGACCCGGATCCGGAGGTACTGTGGATCAACAACATTGCGGAGGCGAACCTGGCGCCTGAACTGCGGGAAGCGGCGGAACGGGAAGGAATCAAGGCGCTGGCTTTCGTTCCCATCACGAACCAAAAGCAGCTGCTGGGCAAATTCATGATTTATTACACGTCGACGCACTTCTTCACTGCTGACGAGGTGCGTCCGGCGCAGACGATTGCCAGCCAGATTGCGTTCGCATTGCAGAGGCAAAAAAGCGGGCAGGCGCTGGAACGGCTCGTGGACGAGCGCACGGCTTCCCTGCGCGAAGCGATCGCGCAGATGGAGGAATTCTCCTATAGCGTCTCACATGACCTGCGGGCGCCAGTGCGCGCCATGCAGGGCTACGCCCGTGCCGTGCTCGAGGATCACGGCGCCCAATTGGACGATTCCGGGCGCGATTACCTGGAGCGGATCGTGCGCAGCGGTGCGCGCATGGATCGGCTCATCCAGGATATCCTCATCTACAGCAGGTTGAGCCGCCGTGAAATTCAGCTGCAACCCGTATCGTTGAGCAAGCTGCTGCGCGAAATCCTGCTGCAATATCCGCAGATGCAGGCCCCGCAGGCAGAAATTGAGTTGGTTGAACCTCTGCACGACGTCCTGGCCCACGAACCTTCGCTGTCACAGGCCGTATCCAATCTGCTGAGCAACGCGGTGAAGTTCGTATTGCCGGGTCAGACCGCACGAGTCCGACTCGCCGCGGAGCGGCGCGGGGAATGGGTGCGATTTTGGGTTGAAGATAACGGCATCGGCATTCGTCCCGAATATCAGCATCGGCTGTTCGGAATGTTTGAAAGAATCCATCCTGAGCGCAAATACGAGGGCACGGGAATCGGCCTCGCGATTGTGCGCAAAGCGGTCGAACGCATGGGCGGACGGGTGGGCGTGGTTTCGGATGGCACCACGGGAAGCCGCTTCTGGCTGGAGTTGCCGGGAGCCAGCACACCCGCTCCGGCGCCTTGA
- a CDS encoding LL-diaminopimelate aminotransferase, which translates to MAHLNDNYLKLKAGYLFPEIGRRVKAFCDANPEAAARLIRCGIGDVTEPLPAAVVASMHKAVDEMANRGTFKGYGPEQGYEWLRRAIAQNDFRDRGLDVADDEIFVSDGSKCDCGNILDILGHRNRIAISDPVYPVYVDTNVMAGHTGEANEAGAYSKLVYLPCRPSNGFIPTPPKRHVDVIYLCSPNNPTGAAATREQLEAWVKYALDHKAIILFDAAYEAYITDPAIPHSIYEIPGGRECAIEFRSFSKNGGFTGTRCAFTVVPKSLLAQTRSGEFKPLHPLWSRRMTTKFNGVSYVVQRAAEALYSPEGKEQVKALIEHYLGNAAVLRTGAKKAGLKVFGGVNAPYIWVQTPKGITSWEAFDRILNKANVVITPGSGFGSKGEGYFRISAFNSRANAEEVARRLQELKW; encoded by the coding sequence ATGGCGCACCTGAATGACAATTATTTGAAGCTTAAAGCCGGCTATCTCTTCCCTGAGATCGGGCGGCGTGTAAAAGCGTTTTGCGATGCAAACCCCGAGGCTGCAGCACGGCTGATTCGCTGCGGGATTGGCGACGTGACAGAACCGTTGCCGGCCGCTGTTGTCGCTTCCATGCACAAGGCCGTGGATGAAATGGCGAACCGCGGCACATTCAAGGGCTATGGTCCGGAACAGGGCTATGAATGGCTTCGCCGCGCGATAGCGCAGAACGACTTCCGGGATCGCGGCCTTGACGTGGCAGACGATGAGATTTTTGTCAGTGACGGCTCGAAGTGCGATTGCGGAAACATCCTCGACATCCTGGGCCATCGCAACCGCATCGCGATCAGCGATCCTGTTTACCCCGTGTATGTCGACACGAACGTGATGGCGGGGCATACAGGCGAAGCGAACGAAGCGGGCGCGTACAGCAAGCTGGTTTATCTGCCGTGCCGGCCATCCAACGGATTCATTCCCACGCCGCCGAAACGGCACGTCGACGTGATTTACCTCTGTTCTCCAAACAACCCGACTGGAGCGGCCGCAACGCGCGAGCAATTGGAAGCCTGGGTGAAGTATGCGCTGGATCACAAGGCGATCATTCTCTTCGACGCGGCTTACGAGGCCTACATCACGGATCCCGCGATCCCGCACTCGATTTACGAGATTCCTGGCGGACGGGAATGCGCCATTGAGTTTCGCAGTTTTTCGAAGAATGGCGGGTTCACAGGAACGCGCTGCGCTTTTACTGTCGTGCCGAAATCCCTGCTGGCACAGACACGCTCGGGTGAGTTCAAGCCGCTTCACCCGCTCTGGTCGCGCCGGATGACAACCAAATTCAATGGCGTTTCATACGTGGTGCAGCGTGCCGCAGAAGCCTTGTATTCGCCTGAGGGCAAGGAGCAGGTCAAAGCGTTGATCGAGCATTACCTCGGGAACGCCGCAGTATTGCGAACCGGTGCAAAGAAGGCCGGCCTGAAGGTTTTCGGCGGCGTCAACGCGCCGTATATCTGGGTCCAAACGCCCAAGGGAATCACAAGCTGGGAAGCGTTTGATCGTATCCTCAACAAGGCGAACGTGGTGATCACGCCTGGCAGTGGATTCGGATCAAAGGGGGAAGGTTACTTCCGCATCAGTGCCTTCAACAGCCGCGCGAACGCGGAAGAGGTTGCCCGGCGGCTTCAGGAATTGAAATGGTGA